The candidate division WOR-3 bacterium genome contains a region encoding:
- the recA gene encoding recombinase RecA, translated as MAKNDKEKVLNVAISQIEKQFGKGSIMRLGEKSARVDIDVIPTGSLTLDSALGIGGFPKGRVVEIFGPEAGGKTTLALEAIAQAQKRGGTAIFVDAEHAFDPGYAEALGVNLNDLLISQPDTGEQALEIAEILTRSGGVDIIVIDSVAALVPKAEIAGEMGDMQVGLVARLMSQALRKLTGVISKSKTCAIFINQIRHKIGVMYGSPETTPGGLALKFHSSVRCDIRRIASIKKGDTMIGSRTRVKVVKNKLAPPFKTAEFDIIYGEGISKYGELVDLGIKTNVLQKAGSWYSYGEERIGQGRDAVIELLKNQPDIAREIEDKIRKELNLKPNKSEDKQDRSTKKE; from the coding sequence ATGGCAAAGAACGATAAAGAAAAAGTACTGAATGTAGCAATCAGCCAGATTGAAAAGCAATTTGGCAAAGGTTCTATTATGCGCCTTGGCGAAAAGAGCGCACGTGTAGATATCGACGTAATACCCACGGGTTCATTGACCCTTGACAGTGCCCTGGGTATCGGAGGGTTTCCCAAAGGAAGGGTTGTTGAGATTTTCGGACCTGAAGCTGGAGGAAAAACAACTCTGGCGCTTGAGGCGATTGCTCAGGCGCAAAAGAGAGGCGGAACCGCAATCTTTGTCGATGCTGAACACGCCTTTGATCCCGGTTATGCAGAAGCCCTGGGTGTGAATCTGAATGACCTTTTGATTTCCCAGCCTGACACCGGTGAACAGGCATTAGAGATCGCGGAAATCCTGACCCGCTCCGGCGGTGTGGATATTATTGTGATAGATTCTGTCGCCGCCCTTGTTCCAAAAGCCGAAATCGCCGGAGAAATGGGAGATATGCAGGTCGGCCTGGTCGCCAGATTAATGTCTCAGGCATTAAGGAAGCTGACCGGTGTAATAAGCAAGTCAAAGACCTGCGCCATATTTATAAACCAGATCCGCCACAAGATCGGTGTGATGTACGGCTCACCGGAAACAACACCCGGCGGACTTGCTTTGAAATTTCATTCTTCAGTCCGCTGCGACATCCGAAGAATCGCTTCAATTAAAAAAGGAGACACGATGATCGGCTCACGCACCCGCGTAAAGGTGGTCAAGAACAAACTGGCGCCGCCGTTTAAAACCGCTGAATTCGACATCATCTACGGTGAAGGTATTTCCAAGTACGGTGAGCTGGTCGACCTGGGCATAAAAACGAATGTGCTGCAAAAAGCAGGTTCCTGGTATTCATACGGAGAAGAAAGGATCGGACAGGGCAGAGACGCCGTAATCGAACTCTTGAAGAACCAGCCGGATATCGCCCGGGAAATAGAAGACAAAATCCGCAAAGAACTCAACCTTAAACCAAATAAGAGTGAAGATAAGCAAGATCGAAGTACAAAAAAGGAATAA